A region of Vitis riparia cultivar Riparia Gloire de Montpellier isolate 1030 chromosome 1, EGFV_Vit.rip_1.0, whole genome shotgun sequence DNA encodes the following proteins:
- the LOC117918223 gene encoding protein NRT1/ PTR FAMILY 3.1: MGGMEKKGSHGGRTKGGLITMPFIFANEACEKLAVVGFSANMITYLTQQLHLPLTKAANTITNFSGTASLTPLLGAFISDAYAGRFWTITVASILWQMGMTSLTLSAVLPQLRPPPCKGEHQVCQEADGGQLAILHGSLLLTALGAGGIRPCVVAFGADQFDETDPKEKTKTWNFFNWYYFVMGASILVAVTVLVYIQDNVGWGWGLGIPTTAMFLSIITFVVGYPLYRNLDPVGSPFTRLLQVCVAASKKRNLRMVSDPNLLYENDELDASISAAGKLLHTNELKFLDKAAIVTEEDDIKSSQAPNLWRLNTVHRVEELKSVIRMGPIWASGILLITAYAQQGTFSLQQARTMDRRLINSFQIPPGSMTVFSMSSMLITIALYDRLLIRVARRFTGLDRGITFLQRMWIGFVISILATLVAGFVEVKRKQAASAYGLVNSPQSIIPISVLWLVPQYSLHGIAEAFMSIGHLEFFYDQAPESMKSTGSALFWTAIAFGNFVSTFLVSLVHKYSAGPDGSNWLPDDNLNKGKLEKFYWLLTLLQVVNLIYYSFCAKFYTFKPIQIRMKEVDASEEDGIQLTSRV, translated from the exons ATGGGAGGTATGGAGAAGAAAGGCAGTCATGGGGGAAGGACTAAGGGTGGATTGATAACAATGCCCTTCATCTTTG CAAATGAGGCCTGTGAGAAGTTGGCCGTGGTGGGTTTCAGTGCAAATATGATCACCTACTTGACACAGCAGCTGCATCTGCCGTTAACTAAAGCTGCAAACACCATCACCAACTTTAGCGGGACTGCAAGCTTGACGCCGTTGCTCGGAGCTTTCATCTCCGATGCATACGCCGGCCGGTTCTGGACTATTACAGTGGCTTCCATCTTATGGCAAATG GGGATGACAAGCTTAACACTCTCAGCAGTGCTTCCACAACTGAGGCCACCTCCATGTAAGGGTGAACATCAAGTCTGCCAAGAGGCTGATGGTGGGCAATTGGCAATCCTCCACGGTTCTCTGCTGCTGACAGCTTTAGGGGCTGGTGGGATTCGACCCTGCGTGGTGGCATTCGGTGCCGACCAGTTTGATGAGACCGATCCAAAGGAGAAGACAAAGACATGGAACTTTTTTAATTGGTACTATTTTGTGATGGGGGCATCCATACTTGTGGCTGTGACTGTGCTTGTTTACATTCAAGATAATGTTGGATGGGGGTGGGGACTTGGAATCCCAACCACGGCCATGTTTCTTTCCATTATTACCTTTGTTGTGGGGTATCCGCTTTACAGGAATCTGGATCCCGTTGGGAGTCCATTTACTCGCTTGTTACAAGTGTGTGTGGCTGCTTCCAAAAAGAGAAATCTACGTATGGTTTCTGATCCAAATTTACTCTATGAGAACGACGAACTTGATGCCTCCATTTCTGCAGCTGGGAAGCTTCTTCATACTAATGAATTGAA atttctTGACAAGGCGGCCATTGTGACCGAAGAAGATGACATCAAATCTTCGCAAGCACCAAATCTGTGGAGATTGAATACCGTTCACAGAGTTGAAGAACTAAAATCTGTGATCCGAATGGGGCCTATATGGGCATCCGGAATCCTCCTCATCACAGCCTATGCTCAACAGGGCACTTTCTCCCTCCAACAAGCCCGTACCATGGACAGACGCCTCATAAATTCCTTCCAAATTCCTCCTGGCTCCATGActgtcttctccatgtcctccaTGCTCATAACAATTGCACTCTACGACCGGTTACTCATTCGTGTAGCCCGCCGGTTCACCGGCCTTGACCGGGGCATCACCTTCCTGCAGAGGATGTGGATTGGGTTCGTAATCTCTATCCTAGCCACTCTAGTCGCCGGGTTCGTGGAAGTGAAGCGGAAACAGGCAGCCTCGGCTTATGGGCTCGTCAATAGCCCTCAGTCCATCATCCCCATTTCGGTTCTCTGGCTGGTGCCGCAGTATAGCCTTCATGGGATTGCTGAAGCTTTCATGTCCATAGGACACCTTGAGTTTTTCTATGACCAAGCACCAGAAAGCATGAAGAGCACTGGCAGTGCATTGTTTTGGACGGCGATCGCGTTTGGGAATTTTGTCAGCACATTTCTTGTTTCTCTGGTGCACAAGTACAGTGCTGGCCCGGACGGATCAAATTGGCTTCCGGATGATAATTTGAATAAGGGGAAGTTGGAGAAGTTTTACTGGCTGCTCACATTGCTGCAAGTTGTGAATCTCATTTATTACTCATTCTGCGCCAAATTCTACACGTTTAAGCCCATCCAAATCCGTATGAAAGAAGTTGACGCGTCTGAAGAAGATGGAATCCAGCTCACGAGTAGGGTTTAG
- the LOC117918202 gene encoding ACD11 homolog protein, which translates to MAQEEESVKATPLAAMAEAFEELSKLVKSCPSYHLRLITFCDACSLVSVLFGCLGIAFKFAELEYVSKIRDLLEASKTYDTLEDIIDRDIENNTVRSAGSHSRNLRRVRQGLDLIRALFEQFLLSDDFSLREAASAAYSQVCAPYHTWAVRTAVSAGMYALPVREQLLVRLNENGQSAEKQMRRYINASLPVIAYIDELYMARNISLDW; encoded by the exons ATGGCTCAGGAAGAAGAGAGCGTTAAAGCAACGCCTCTGGCAGCCATGGCGGAGGCTTTCGAGGAGCTATCGAAGTTGGTGAAGTCATGCCCCTCATACCACCTTCGCTTGATAACCTTCTGTGATGCCTGCTCTCTCGTCTCGGTTCTCTTTGGCTGCCTTGGCATCGCTTTCAAATTCGCTGAGTTGGAGTACGTCTCcaag ATACGTGATCTTTTGGAAGCATCAAAAACATATGACACTTTAGAAGATATAATCGACCGTGATATAGAAAATAACACTGTGAGATCAGCAGGAAGCCATTCACGAAATTTACGCCGAGTTAGGCAGGGTCTTGACCTCATCAGAGCTTTATTTGAACAATTTTTGTTATCCGA TGATTTCTCTTTAAGAGAAGCAGCTTCCGCAGCTTATTCACAAGTTTGTGCACCATATCATACATGGGCTGTCAGGACGGCTGTTTCTGCTGGGATGTATGCTCTTCCAGTTAGGGAACAACTTCTGGTGAGGCTAAATGAAAATG GTCAATCAGCAGAGAAGCAGATGAGAAGGTACATTAATGCCTCACTTCCAGTTATAGCGTACATTGATGAACTGTACATGGCGAGGAATATCAGCTTGGATTGGTGA
- the LOC117918191 gene encoding dihydrolipoyllysine-residue acetyltransferase component 4 of pyruvate dehydrogenase complex, chloroplastic, with the protein MASPLLSRVSISNATAGNTISFSSSVSNGLLWRRSIAFPDKSRRKVSTVQAKIREIFMPALSSTMTEGKIVSWIKSEGDVLSKGESVVVVESDKADMDVETFYDGILAAIVVGDGEVAPVGAPIGLLAETEEEIAEAKAKASKSGSSAPPPPPAPAAASASPAAPAVAPPKSAASAPVPDGPKKIVATPFAKKLAKQHKVDIGSVVGTGPFGRITPADVEAAAGISPSKSTGVNVVSPVAAAPAPVAAAAPKAAASPAPPPIPGSTVVPFTTMQAAVSKNMVESLSVPTFRVGYPVLTDKLDALYEKVKPKGVTMTALLAKAAAMALAQHPVVNASCKDGKSFTYNSSINIAVAVAINGGLITPVLQDADKLDLYLLSQKWKELVEKARAKQLQPHEYNSGTFTLSNLGMFGVDRFDAILPPGQGAIMAVGASKPTVVTDKDGFFSVKSKMLVNVTADHRIIYGADLAAFLQTFAKIVENPESLTL; encoded by the exons ATGGCTTCACCTCTTCTCTCTAGGGTTTCCATCTCCAACGCCACCGCTGGTAACACCATTTCCTTCTCATCTTCAGTCTCCAATGGCCTTTTGTGGCGGCGATCCATTGCATTTCCCGATAAATCTCGCCGGAAGGTCTCTACTGTTCAAGCCAAGATCAGGGAAATTTTCATGCCCGCTCTTAGCTCCACCATGACCGAGGGCAAGATCGTGTCCTGGATCAAATCCGAAGGCGACGTCCTCTCCAAAGGTGAGAGCGTCGTCGTTGTTGAGTCCGATAAGGCCGACATGGATGTCGAGACCTTCTACGATGGAATTCTCGCGGCAATTGTTGTTGGCGATGGAGAAGTTGCTCCGGTCGGTGCTCCGATCGGGCTTTTGGCGGAAACCGAAGAGGAAATCGCGGAAGCCAAAGCTAAAGCTTCAAAATCTGGTTCTTCcgcgcctcctcctcctccagctcCGGCTGCCGCTTCGGCTTCACCGGCTGCTCCAGCTGTTGCCCCGCCTAAGTCGGCTGCTTCGGCGCCGGTACCTGATGGACCGAAGAAGATTGTTGCGACGCCTTTTGCGAAGAAGCTTGCGAAGCAGCATAAGGTGGATATTGGTTCGGTGGTTGGGACGGGACCATTCGGGCGGATAACGCCGGCGGATGTGGAGGCAGCCGCCGGAATTTCACCTTCCAAGAGCACTGGCGTCAATGTGGTTTCACCCGTTGCTGCTGCCCCTGCTCCGGTGGCTGCTGCCGCACCAAAAGCGGCTGCTTCTCCGGCTCCTCCTCCCATTCCGGGGTCGACGGTTGTTCCTTTCACTACTATGCAAGCTGCAGTGTCGAAAAATATGGTGGAAAGCCTTTCTGTTCCCACTTTTCGCGTGGGGTATCCAGTGTTAACTGATAAGCTGGATGCTCTATATGAGAAG GTGAAACCAAAGGGCGTAACCATGACTGCTTTGTTAGCAAAGGCAGCAGCTATGGCACTTGCTCAGCACCCAGTTGTTAATGCAAGCTGTAAAGATGGGAAGAGTTTTACATATAACAGCAGTATAAACATTGCGGTAGCAGTGGCAATCAATGGTGGGTTGATAACCCCTGTTCTTCAGGATGCTGATAAG TTGGATCTCTATCTGTTATCTCAAAAGTGGAAAGAGCTTGTAGAGAAAGCTAGGGCAAAACAACTTCAGCCCCATGAGTACAATTCAG GGACCTTCACTCTGTCCAATTTGGGCATGTTTGGTGTAGACAGGTTTGATGCTATTCTGCCTCCTGGTCAG GGGGCTATCATGGCCGTTGGAGCTTCAAAGCCTACTGTTGTCACTGATAAAGATGGATTCTTCAGTGTTAAAAGTAAAATGCTG GTGAATGTTACAGCTGATCACCGAATTATCTATGGTGCTGACTTGGCAGCCTTCCTTCAGACCTTTGCAAAGATCGTTGAGAACCCAGAAAGCCTGACATTGTAG